From the genome of Actinomycetota bacterium, one region includes:
- a CDS encoding response regulator → MEDVGVKRSEEEEEGADILVVDDEPDVANLIAINLEFEGYRVRKAHGGRQALEEVARKRPDCVLLDIMMPEVDGWEVLRRLKEEPETAGIPVIVVTARNTDMDHIKGLGGGAVDYITKPFDTGVLRTHVARALRERDRELVEQAREDRVRRLQLSTLRDITEKLISTLEIEDILEAIADRLLNLFDLDICALCLPDPTGRRFHLASCRSRLPLSRREEGAFDITRDRIAELAGGDPFSRGGLHAISSEDFAGGEVAGVLSGLRSLHLLALQAREKPVGVIFLGHREEVGFGEQERELLAAIGNQAAIAIENARLYDDLRYDEEVHRQLLQRVITAQEDERRRVAMELHDGVIQNLVSAAFRLQLCSARLESDPEEARRALLESREIIDAGIAEMRRIISGLRPSILDDLGLSAALQKYIMRLQEETPFDIHIELEETGIPPLTTEAETALFRIAQEALNNVVRHSRCRRARVTIGVEDGELFLRVEDDGVGFEPPGAQRRTARSYGLVGMRERAESLGGTMAVESAPGEGTSVEVRFPLYAVTKEG, encoded by the coding sequence ATGGAGGATGTGGGTGTAAAGAGGAGCGAGGAAGAGGAAGAAGGCGCGGACATCCTGGTGGTGGACGACGAGCCCGACGTGGCCAACCTGATCGCCATAAACCTCGAATTCGAGGGCTACCGTGTACGCAAGGCCCACGGAGGAAGGCAGGCGTTGGAGGAGGTGGCGAGAAAGAGGCCGGACTGCGTGCTCCTCGACATAATGATGCCGGAGGTGGACGGCTGGGAGGTGTTGCGCCGCCTCAAGGAGGAGCCGGAGACGGCCGGTATACCCGTCATCGTGGTCACCGCGCGCAATACCGACATGGATCACATCAAGGGCCTCGGCGGCGGGGCCGTGGACTACATCACCAAGCCCTTCGACACCGGGGTACTCAGGACCCACGTGGCGCGCGCCCTCCGGGAGCGGGACCGGGAGCTGGTGGAGCAGGCGCGCGAGGACCGCGTGCGCAGGCTGCAGCTCTCAACCCTGCGGGACATCACCGAGAAGCTCATCTCCACGCTGGAGATCGAGGATATCCTGGAGGCCATCGCGGACAGGCTGCTCAACCTCTTCGACCTGGACATCTGTGCCCTCTGTCTTCCCGATCCCACCGGGCGCAGGTTTCACCTCGCCTCCTGCCGCTCGCGCCTTCCGCTGAGCCGCAGGGAGGAGGGAGCCTTCGACATCACCCGGGACCGCATCGCCGAACTGGCGGGAGGCGATCCCTTCTCGCGCGGCGGCCTGCATGCCATCTCGAGCGAGGATTTCGCTGGAGGCGAGGTGGCGGGCGTGCTCTCCGGCTTGCGCTCCCTCCACCTTCTCGCCCTGCAGGCGAGGGAAAAGCCCGTCGGCGTCATCTTCCTGGGTCATCGTGAAGAGGTGGGTTTCGGCGAACAGGAGCGGGAGCTCCTTGCCGCCATAGGGAACCAGGCGGCCATCGCCATCGAGAACGCCCGCCTCTACGACGACCTGCGCTACGACGAAGAAGTGCACCGGCAGCTCCTGCAGAGGGTCATCACCGCCCAGGAGGACGAGAGGAGGAGGGTGGCCATGGAGCTTCACGACGGCGTCATCCAGAACCTGGTAAGCGCCGCTTTCCGCCTGCAGCTCTGCTCCGCGCGCCTGGAGAGCGACCCGGAGGAAGCGCGCAGGGCGCTCCTGGAGTCGCGGGAGATCATCGACGCCGGCATCGCGGAGATGCGGCGCATCATCTCGGGGCTGCGCCCCTCCATCCTCGACGACCTGGGACTTTCCGCGGCCCTCCAGAAGTACATCATGCGGCTGCAGGAGGAAACCCCCTTCGACATTCACATAGAACTGGAAGAGACCGGTATCCCCCCGTTGACCACGGAGGCGGAAACCGCCCTCTTCCGCATTGCGCAGGAGGCTCTGAACAACGTGGTGAGGCACTCGCGCTGCCGCAGGGCCAGGGTTACCATAGGGGTTGAGGACGGGGAGTTGTTCCTGCGCGTGGAGGACGACGGGGTGGGGTTCGAGCCGCCGGGTGCGCAGCGGAGGACGGCGCGCAGCTACGGCCTGGTGGGGATGCGCGAAAGGGCGGAATCCCTGGGGGGGACCATGGCGGTGGAGAGCGCGCCCGGGGAGGGCACGTCGGTGGAGGTGCGCTTCCCCCTCTACGCGGTGACAAAGGAGGGATGA
- a CDS encoding response regulator transcription factor, translated as MGTRVLRVMVVDDHRLVREGLIGLLRLNPEIEVVGEAANGDEAVARAKALKPDVVLMDISMPGMNGITATRLIKKALPDTKVIMLTMLDQEGYVYESVKAGATGYLLKNAGLEELVKAVKEVHRGGATLHPDAQAQLLKEYLYLARSNRETYGLSEREMEILQLLADGLSNKEIADRLFISIQTVKTHITHIFEKLGVSDRTEAVAAALRRGLVT; from the coding sequence ATGGGCACGCGCGTTCTGAGGGTCATGGTGGTGGACGATCACCGCCTGGTGCGGGAGGGTCTGATCGGGCTCCTGCGCTTGAACCCCGAGATCGAGGTGGTGGGAGAGGCTGCCAACGGGGACGAGGCGGTGGCCAGGGCGAAAGCCCTGAAACCGGACGTGGTGCTCATGGACATCAGCATGCCGGGCATGAACGGCATCACCGCCACCAGGCTGATAAAGAAGGCGCTACCGGACACCAAGGTGATCATGCTGACCATGCTCGACCAGGAGGGTTACGTTTACGAGTCGGTAAAGGCGGGCGCCACCGGGTACCTGCTGAAGAATGCCGGCCTCGAGGAGCTGGTCAAAGCGGTAAAGGAGGTGCACAGGGGGGGCGCAACCCTGCACCCGGACGCGCAGGCCCAGTTGCTCAAGGAATACCTCTACCTGGCGCGCAGCAACCGGGAGACCTACGGTTTGAGCGAGCGTGAGATGGAGATATTGCAACTCCTGGCCGACGGGCTTTCCAACAAGGAGATAGCGGACCGCCTCTTCATCAGCATCCAGACGGTGAAGACGCACATCACCCACATATTCGAGAAGCTGGGGGTGAGCGACCGCACGGAGGCCGTCGCCGCCGCCCTCCGCCGCGGCCTGGTCACCTAA
- a CDS encoding radical SAM protein, whose product MREILRYEEPLFRPPCEAGSLIVQVTLGCPHNRCAFCNMYKVKKYRVRDPEEVKAELRRARLAFPYVETIFLADGNTIAMNSEKLADIIRYIRDLFPEVRRISSYGGARFLKGKPVKALRMLREAGLDIIYFGLESGDDETLARMEKGVDSRGMIEAARRVKEAGIDLSVYVLLGLGGEERWRQHAENTAHVLNAMQPQYIRPRTLYLLPGMPLYDDARAGLFREASGETVMRELQVMLSLLDLEDTWFLSDHISNYVPVYGHLPEDREKMLRTVEMALDRAEVYLAPRHLTHL is encoded by the coding sequence ATGAGAGAGATACTGCGTTACGAGGAGCCACTGTTCCGGCCGCCCTGCGAGGCGGGCAGCCTCATCGTGCAGGTAACCCTCGGTTGCCCCCATAACCGCTGCGCCTTCTGCAACATGTACAAGGTGAAGAAGTACCGGGTGCGCGACCCGGAGGAGGTCAAGGCGGAGCTGAGGAGGGCGCGGCTGGCTTTTCCCTACGTGGAGACCATCTTCCTGGCCGACGGGAACACCATCGCCATGAATTCCGAGAAGCTCGCGGACATCATTCGCTACATCCGCGACCTCTTCCCGGAGGTGCGCCGTATCTCCAGCTACGGCGGCGCGCGTTTCCTCAAGGGTAAGCCGGTGAAAGCCCTGCGCATGCTGAGGGAGGCCGGCCTGGACATCATCTACTTCGGGCTCGAAAGCGGGGACGACGAGACCCTGGCCAGGATGGAGAAGGGCGTGGACTCGCGCGGGATGATCGAGGCCGCCCGCCGCGTGAAAGAGGCGGGGATCGACCTCTCCGTGTACGTGCTGCTGGGGCTCGGGGGCGAGGAGCGCTGGCGGCAGCACGCCGAGAACACCGCCCACGTGCTCAACGCCATGCAGCCGCAATACATCCGGCCCCGCACCCTCTACCTCCTTCCCGGCATGCCCCTCTACGACGACGCGAGGGCCGGCCTGTTCCGCGAGGCCTCGGGGGAGACGGTCATGCGCGAGCTGCAGGTGATGCTGAGCCTGCTCGACCTGGAGGACACCTGGTTCCTCTCCGACCACATCTCCAACTACGTGCCCGTCTACGGGCACCTCCCCGAGGACCGGGAGAAGATGCTCCGCACCGTGGAAATGGCGCTGGACAGGGCCGAGGTATACCTGGCCCCACGCCACCTCACCCATCTCTGA
- a CDS encoding ABC transporter ATP-binding protein, which yields MIEVRDISKIYHIGGTEIRAVDGLSLRIEAGEFLSIVGPSGSGKTTLLHILGLLDTPDTGSVLLDGRETTGLPPRELTRLRREKIGFVFQEFNLLPVLNALENVELPLRYLGVNAAERRRRARRALEMVGLADRAANRPGQLSGGEQQRVAIARALVTDPVLVLADEPTGELDTYNTCRVIELMRDLNRETGRTFAIVTHDPMVADYTRRIVTLRDGKVSDDSAGPEADLSCEEDGAR from the coding sequence ATGATCGAGGTCAGGGATATTTCCAAGATATACCATATAGGCGGCACGGAGATACGGGCCGTGGACGGCCTGAGCCTGCGCATAGAGGCGGGGGAATTCCTCTCCATCGTGGGGCCATCGGGCTCCGGCAAGACCACCCTCCTGCATATCCTGGGCCTGCTCGACACCCCCGATACCGGGAGCGTCCTGCTGGACGGAAGGGAAACGACGGGCCTTCCCCCTCGGGAACTCACCCGCCTGCGCAGGGAGAAGATCGGCTTCGTCTTCCAGGAGTTCAACCTCCTGCCCGTGCTCAACGCCCTGGAGAACGTGGAGCTCCCCCTGCGCTACCTCGGGGTGAACGCGGCGGAGAGGCGGCGCCGTGCCCGGCGGGCGCTGGAGATGGTGGGGCTTGCCGACCGCGCCGCCAACCGTCCCGGCCAGCTCTCGGGCGGGGAACAGCAGCGGGTGGCCATCGCCAGGGCGCTGGTCACCGACCCCGTGCTGGTGCTGGCGGACGAGCCCACCGGCGAGCTTGACACCTACAACACCTGCCGGGTCATCGAGCTCATGCGCGACCTCAACCGGGAGACGGGCCGGACCTTCGCCATCGTCACCCACGACCCCATGGTGGCGGATTACACCCGCCGCATCGTCACCCTGCGCGACGGCAAGGTGAGCGACGACAGCGCGGGCCCGGAGGCGGACCTTTCCTGCGAGGAAGACGGGGCGAGGTAA
- a CDS encoding ABC transporter permease, whose protein sequence is MVKYVLRNMWRRKARTLLTVFGIVVGIFALTVLGALSARLNQQVQGARSWFSSKISVVPSGSSLFGGSDRYLEVSKVGEIEAVPGVKSAVAGFGLLLSDESTGFGTPELIVGADLSRAGDLLRLIDIGSGRILEAGDSGKVVLGSTLAEKFEVGVGDTIELRGRSFEVVGVYQPTLSAPDSFAFVSYQDALDLFREVNPYFQVGDIAATIDVIPAEGVDAEELAARISESVAGIKVISPREAEKQISQFSLIFNAILLGIGFIALVVGGLSIINTMIMSVSERTQEIGLKKALGAGTGSVLAEYLLESALIGLWGGTAGMLCGLLAVLFLNRATAASNVTIFTVTPTVVLGPVIFAVFLGTAAGLFPAYRAARLRPVEALKED, encoded by the coding sequence TTGGTCAAGTACGTCCTGCGGAACATGTGGAGGCGCAAGGCCCGCACCCTTCTCACGGTGTTCGGCATCGTGGTGGGCATCTTCGCCCTCACCGTCCTGGGGGCCCTTTCCGCGCGACTCAACCAGCAGGTGCAGGGGGCGCGCAGCTGGTTCTCCTCCAAGATCTCGGTGGTCCCCTCAGGGAGCAGCCTCTTCGGGGGTTCCGACCGCTACCTGGAGGTCTCAAAGGTCGGGGAGATCGAGGCGGTGCCCGGGGTGAAGAGCGCGGTGGCCGGCTTCGGATTGCTGCTCTCCGATGAGAGCACCGGCTTCGGCACCCCTGAACTCATCGTGGGCGCCGACCTGTCGAGGGCCGGCGACCTCCTCCGGCTCATCGACATCGGCAGCGGGCGCATACTCGAGGCCGGCGACAGCGGGAAGGTGGTGCTGGGATCCACCCTGGCGGAGAAATTCGAGGTCGGGGTGGGGGATACCATCGAGCTCAGGGGAAGGAGCTTCGAGGTGGTGGGCGTCTACCAGCCAACCCTTTCCGCGCCCGACTCCTTCGCCTTCGTCTCCTACCAGGACGCCCTGGATCTCTTCAGGGAAGTCAACCCCTACTTCCAGGTCGGGGACATAGCCGCCACCATAGACGTCATCCCTGCGGAGGGGGTGGACGCCGAGGAACTGGCGGCGCGCATATCGGAGAGCGTGGCTGGGATTAAGGTCATATCCCCCCGCGAGGCGGAAAAGCAGATATCGCAGTTCAGCCTGATATTCAACGCCATCCTCCTGGGCATAGGTTTCATCGCCCTGGTGGTGGGTGGCCTTTCCATCATCAACACCATGATCATGTCCGTCTCCGAGCGCACCCAGGAGATCGGGCTGAAGAAGGCCCTGGGAGCGGGCACCGGTTCCGTCCTCGCGGAGTACCTCCTCGAATCGGCCCTGATCGGCCTGTGGGGCGGGACTGCGGGCATGCTCTGCGGCCTGCTGGCGGTGCTGTTCCTCAATCGCGCCACGGCGGCCAGCAACGTCACCATCTTCACCGTGACCCCCACGGTGGTGCTGGGCCCCGTCATCTTCGCCGTGTTCCTGGGAACGGCGGCCGGGCTCTTCCCCGCCTACCGCGCGGCGCGCCTGAGGCCCGTGGAAGCCCTGAAGGAGGACTGA
- a CDS encoding NUDIX hydrolase → MAYVTDEMIREMEERFGTPRHLHLNFEIKPPEMVMLRGSRKHDRNHDITLFIFRDRSYREFAAIAKHMFPAGAFRAPSGAANPGEPLEDAARREAREETGLEIALDRFILHIHARFTCGPAVEDWRSLVFTAFHDGGELAHQDEEEIRETSWLTLEELQGPVREMLLATGMGLFAYRVALHDAAAAEIEKLRRDASLL, encoded by the coding sequence ATGGCTTACGTCACGGACGAGATGATAAGGGAGATGGAGGAGAGGTTCGGGACGCCGCGCCACCTCCACCTTAACTTCGAGATAAAGCCCCCGGAGATGGTCATGCTGCGGGGCTCCAGGAAGCACGACCGCAACCACGACATCACCCTTTTCATATTCCGGGACCGCTCCTACCGCGAGTTCGCGGCCATCGCCAAGCACATGTTCCCCGCCGGCGCCTTCCGGGCTCCCTCGGGGGCCGCCAACCCCGGGGAACCGCTGGAGGACGCGGCGCGGCGGGAGGCGCGCGAGGAAACGGGGCTGGAGATCGCGCTGGACCGCTTCATCCTGCACATCCACGCCCGTTTCACCTGCGGCCCCGCCGTCGAGGACTGGAGGAGCCTGGTCTTCACCGCTTTCCACGACGGGGGAGAGCTGGCGCACCAGGACGAGGAGGAGATCAGGGAGACCTCGTGGCTGACCCTGGAGGAACTGCAGGGCCCGGTAAGGGAGATGCTCCTCGCCACCGGCATGGGGCTCTTCGCCTACCGCGTTGCCCTGCACGACGCCGCGGCGGCGGAGATAGAAAAGCTGAGGAGGGATGCCTCCCTGCTCTGA
- the nifS gene encoding cysteine desulfurase NifS: protein MKRIYMDHAATTPLHPAVTEAMLPFLRERFGNPSSVYAEGREVRRAVEEARAKVARAIGADPAEVFFTSGGTEADNLALLGVTRALRGRGDHVITTTVEHHAVLEPCHFLEREGYRVTYLPVDGTGMVDPEEVRRAITPATVLVSVMHANNEVGTIQPVEEISAVCREAGICFHSDAVQTMGALEVDVGRLGVDLLSVSAHKIYGPKGVGCLYVRRGVEIESILLGGGQERGMRSGTENVAGIVGFGVAMELAAAEWRERSEHVRPLRDRLVEGILEGIPHVRLNGHPTRRLPNNANFLFSYIEGEAICLRLDFLGVAASTGSACSSERGEASHVLLALGIPPEEAHGSLRLTLGRDNTMEDVDYILENIPKVIEDLRAMSPLYPGA, encoded by the coding sequence ATGAAGAGGATCTACATGGACCATGCGGCCACCACGCCCCTTCACCCCGCGGTGACGGAGGCCATGCTCCCCTTCCTGCGCGAGCGCTTCGGCAACCCCTCCAGCGTGTACGCGGAAGGCCGGGAAGTGCGCAGGGCGGTGGAGGAGGCGCGCGCCAAGGTGGCGCGGGCCATCGGGGCCGACCCCGCCGAGGTGTTCTTCACAAGCGGCGGCACGGAGGCCGACAACCTTGCCCTGCTGGGGGTGACCCGGGCCCTGCGCGGCAGGGGCGACCACGTCATCACCACCACCGTCGAGCACCACGCGGTCCTGGAGCCATGCCATTTCCTGGAAAGGGAGGGCTACCGGGTCACCTACCTTCCCGTGGACGGCACGGGTATGGTGGACCCGGAGGAGGTGCGCAGGGCCATCACTCCGGCGACCGTTCTGGTATCGGTGATGCACGCCAACAACGAGGTGGGCACCATCCAGCCGGTTGAGGAGATCTCCGCCGTGTGCCGCGAGGCTGGGATCTGTTTCCACAGCGACGCCGTGCAGACGATGGGCGCCCTGGAGGTCGACGTGGGGCGGCTGGGGGTGGATCTTCTCTCCGTGTCGGCGCACAAGATCTACGGGCCCAAGGGTGTGGGATGCCTCTACGTGCGACGGGGCGTGGAGATCGAGAGCATCCTCCTGGGAGGGGGCCAGGAGAGGGGGATGCGCTCGGGGACGGAGAACGTGGCAGGGATAGTGGGTTTCGGCGTGGCCATGGAGCTGGCGGCGGCCGAGTGGCGGGAACGTTCCGAGCACGTGCGACCCCTGCGCGACAGGCTCGTCGAGGGGATCCTGGAAGGCATACCCCACGTCAGGCTCAACGGGCATCCCACGCGGCGCCTGCCCAACAACGCCAACTTCCTCTTCTCCTACATCGAGGGGGAGGCCATATGCCTGCGCCTGGATTTCCTGGGCGTGGCCGCCTCCACCGGGTCCGCCTGCAGCTCGGAGCGGGGGGAGGCCTCCCACGTGCTGCTGGCACTCGGCATCCCTCCCGAGGAGGCGCACGGCAGCCTGCGCCTCACCCTGGGACGCGACAACACCATGGAAGACGTGGACTACATCCTGGAAAATATCCCCAAAGTAATAGAGGACCTCCGCGCCATGTCCCCCCTCTACCCGGGGGCGTGA